One part of the Tunicatimonas pelagia genome encodes these proteins:
- a CDS encoding TIGR03364 family FAD-dependent oxidoreductase translates to MENQSILKSSSAAPHFTSSDIIVVGAGIVGLAIAYHAAKQGKSVQVFERNQWAVGASVRNFGLIWPIGQTAGSLLERAKRSQATWRELSTEVGFGLQENGSLHLAYHADEQAVIEEFLNQSDKGYQCQWLSQEEIRKKSPAAKMDGLLGGLFSTTECTVDPREAIRKLPRYLSDTYGVQFHFGSAVQSVEGNTLRVGEKKYRADHIYVCSGADFETLFPEEFQQVPITKCKLQMLRTVPQPKGWQLRATLCGGLTLRHYASFADCPSLPDLDRRFDEEQPLFKEWGIHVMITQNHFGELVIGDSHEYGLTHDPFDREDVDQLILDYLSTFAEVPDLKITQRWHGIYPKLPGATELVLQPTDEVTIVNALGGAGMTLSFGLAEELLTNELE, encoded by the coding sequence ATGGAAAATCAATCTATACTCAAATCTTCTTCAGCAGCCCCTCATTTTACTTCATCTGATATTATAGTGGTGGGAGCAGGTATCGTGGGATTGGCTATTGCGTACCATGCAGCGAAGCAAGGAAAATCGGTGCAAGTATTTGAGCGAAATCAGTGGGCAGTGGGCGCCTCCGTTCGGAACTTCGGGCTGATTTGGCCAATTGGTCAGACTGCTGGATCTTTGCTGGAGCGAGCCAAGCGTAGTCAGGCAACCTGGCGAGAGCTTTCTACTGAAGTAGGCTTTGGTTTACAAGAAAATGGGTCACTGCACTTAGCGTATCATGCCGACGAACAAGCAGTGATTGAAGAGTTTCTCAACCAGTCGGACAAGGGTTATCAGTGTCAGTGGTTATCGCAGGAAGAAATCCGAAAAAAAAGCCCCGCGGCGAAAATGGACGGTTTGCTCGGTGGGCTGTTTAGCACTACCGAATGCACCGTTGACCCCCGTGAAGCCATTCGCAAACTACCTAGATATCTTTCTGATACCTATGGGGTACAATTTCATTTTGGTTCAGCCGTGCAATCGGTAGAAGGAAATACCTTGCGGGTAGGAGAGAAGAAGTATAGAGCTGATCATATTTACGTTTGTAGCGGAGCCGACTTCGAAACTCTGTTTCCTGAGGAATTCCAGCAGGTTCCAATTACTAAATGTAAGCTGCAAATGCTGCGAACTGTCCCTCAACCTAAGGGCTGGCAGCTTAGAGCCACTCTTTGCGGAGGGCTTACGTTACGTCACTACGCTTCCTTTGCCGATTGTCCGTCTCTACCGGATTTAGATAGGCGATTTGATGAGGAGCAGCCGCTATTCAAAGAGTGGGGCATTCACGTAATGATTACCCAAAATCATTTTGGTGAGCTAGTCATCGGAGATTCCCACGAGTACGGGCTTACCCACGATCCGTTTGATCGGGAAGATGTAGATCAACTGATACTAGATTACTTAAGTACCTTTGCTGAAGTGCCTGATCTGAAGATTACCCAACGCTGGCACGGCATTTATCCTAAGCTACCAGGGGCTACCGAGCTGGTTCTACAACCTACTGACGAAGTGACCATCGTAAACGCCTTGGGGGGAGCTGGTATGACCCTTTCATTCGGCTTGGCCGAGGAGCTACTAACTAATGAGTTAGAATGA